In Maridesulfovibrio sp., a single genomic region encodes these proteins:
- a CDS encoding TetR/AcrR family transcriptional regulator, which yields MQKKTPTARERLLTAARELFYTKGITATGIDTITKQAGVAKMSLYNNFSSKAELVAAYIEERDNEWTAIYSRREDTAINPKERVLAVIDAYIDHADIEYAAHGFRGCGMMNAAAELELDSPTRDAIRKHKTMVKSLFEKHVLELPSVTKEQAAEIAETFSFILEGAMVCSGLDGDSSKVHSAKRIIAAMLDNIELQGSQCNA from the coding sequence ATGCAGAAAAAAACACCTACCGCACGCGAACGCCTGCTCACTGCTGCACGAGAATTATTCTATACCAAGGGCATCACCGCCACAGGCATAGACACCATCACAAAACAAGCAGGCGTCGCAAAAATGAGTTTATACAACAACTTCTCTTCAAAAGCGGAGTTGGTCGCTGCCTACATAGAGGAACGGGACAATGAATGGACAGCCATCTATTCCCGTAGGGAAGATACCGCCATAAATCCCAAAGAACGCGTACTCGCAGTGATTGACGCATATATAGACCACGCCGACATTGAATATGCGGCACATGGTTTCAGAGGTTGCGGTATGATGAACGCGGCGGCAGAACTGGAATTGGACTCCCCTACGCGAGATGCGATCAGAAAGCACAAGACAATGGTAAAATCCCTATTTGAAAAGCATGTTCTGGAACTACCGTCAGTCACTAAGGAACAGGCCGCTGAGATTGCCGAAACATTCTCTTTTATTCTTGAGGGCGCCATGGTGTGTTCCGGACTTGATGGAGACAGCAGCAAAGTTCATTCCGCCAAAAGAATCATTGCCGCCATGCTTGATAATATTGAACTTCAAGGATCTCAATGCAATGCCTGA
- a CDS encoding DUF169 domain-containing protein, whose translation MAMQSILDDTATFMEHLGLGEEPFGVYYSDTLPENAYGPKKGTPISRELEESGQLDMQEVMKSFSCVIGNIWLARKKRSAAFISSEEYGCPGGVYYCSMMKPHLRFIEHYVSTGFEGTPLHGERYMPNPDAMREFMLKVNPREATGKYCIFKPLSSFTDAEKPEFVIFFARPEILTGLFIQTVFTTGDMECVVSPFGAGCTGLLAWPLYYQQQGLEKAVLGGLDPSARKFMKTDELTFTVPLGLYEKMLAALPDSMFNHETDWKSVRKKVERSAKAWGEES comes from the coding sequence ATGGCTATGCAATCCATACTTGACGATACCGCTACCTTCATGGAGCATTTAGGCTTGGGAGAAGAGCCTTTCGGAGTTTACTACAGCGACACCCTGCCGGAAAACGCCTACGGACCGAAAAAAGGAACTCCCATATCCCGTGAACTGGAAGAAAGCGGACAACTGGACATGCAGGAAGTAATGAAGTCATTTTCCTGCGTCATAGGCAATATCTGGCTGGCAAGAAAAAAACGCAGTGCGGCGTTTATCTCCTCGGAAGAATACGGATGTCCCGGCGGCGTTTACTATTGCTCAATGATGAAGCCTCACCTCAGGTTTATCGAGCATTATGTTTCAACGGGTTTTGAGGGCACACCGCTTCACGGCGAAAGGTACATGCCGAATCCCGATGCCATGCGCGAATTCATGCTCAAGGTGAACCCCCGTGAGGCCACCGGCAAATACTGTATCTTCAAACCGTTATCCAGTTTCACCGATGCCGAAAAGCCGGAATTCGTTATCTTCTTCGCCCGGCCCGAAATTCTGACCGGACTCTTCATCCAGACCGTATTCACCACCGGCGACATGGAATGCGTGGTTTCCCCCTTCGGCGCGGGCTGTACCGGACTTCTGGCCTGGCCTCTTTATTATCAGCAACAGGGGTTGGAAAAGGCTGTACTGGGCGGGCTTGATCCTTCGGCCAGGAAATTCATGAAGACCGATGAATTGACCTTCACGGTTCCACTCGGCCTGTATGAAAAAATGCTGGCCGCGTTACCGGATTCCATGTTCAACCATGAAACGGACTGGAAGAGCGTGCGTAAAAAAGTGGAACGCAGCGCCAAGGCCTGGGGCGAAGAAAGCTGA
- a CDS encoding LysR family transcriptional regulator, whose product MQDFFNDIPLLVEVARQKSFTKASEILGIGTSTLSRRIKKLEERMGAVLFYRDTRNVELTDNGQILLDRCEFILEETQRTYDAVVNNMKNPSGLIRICMFRDLYDRNMKKALLCFADNYPDIRIDLTCVEHPVDLRTEPYDAAFLIGPSIAPPLIARKLMRIEPFLFASPELFKRYPMPVTPEDLHHVPCIALERFGNRWPMFDGKRQVSIQIQPKYTFSSVEICRDFALAGHGLTLIRWQEADQYEKEGRLIKVLPEWSGGFEHDVHVVTGSPQLTQRLRLFLDHIQNFYDSL is encoded by the coding sequence ATGCAGGATTTTTTTAATGACATTCCACTGCTGGTGGAAGTTGCGCGGCAGAAAAGTTTTACCAAGGCTTCGGAAATACTGGGAATAGGAACATCAACCCTGTCCCGGCGTATAAAAAAGCTGGAAGAAAGAATGGGGGCGGTTCTTTTTTACAGGGATACCCGCAATGTCGAACTGACAGATAACGGGCAGATACTGCTTGATCGTTGCGAATTCATACTTGAGGAAACGCAGCGGACCTATGACGCAGTCGTCAACAACATGAAAAATCCTTCGGGGCTGATCCGAATCTGTATGTTCCGGGACCTGTATGACCGGAATATGAAGAAGGCGTTGCTTTGTTTTGCAGATAATTATCCGGATATAAGGATAGACCTTACCTGTGTGGAGCATCCGGTTGATCTGCGCACGGAACCGTATGATGCGGCTTTTCTCATCGGCCCTTCAATAGCACCGCCTCTTATTGCCAGAAAGCTGATGAGAATTGAGCCTTTTCTCTTTGCTTCACCGGAGCTTTTCAAACGCTATCCCATGCCGGTCACCCCCGAAGATCTGCATCATGTTCCCTGTATCGCGCTTGAGCGTTTCGGGAACCGCTGGCCCATGTTCGATGGCAAGCGGCAGGTCTCAATTCAGATACAGCCGAAGTACACTTTCAGCTCTGTTGAAATCTGTCGTGATTTTGCTCTTGCCGGACATGGGCTGACCCTGATCCGATGGCAGGAAGCGGACCAGTACGAAAAGGAGGGGAGACTGATAAAGGTACTCCCGGAATGGAGCGGAGGTTTCGAGCATGATGTCCACGTGGTAACCGGTTCCCCTCAGCTTACGCAGAGGCTGCGTCTGTTTTTGGATCACATTCAGAATTTTTACGATTCCCTGTAG
- a CDS encoding AraC family transcriptional regulator yields the protein MSELVELLEEMAIDDGGAVESRYKGVRFFKETEPVRIRPMVYNPGICIVASGYKMAHIGGMSFRYDADNYLVTSVAMPFACESFPSEDKPLLGLYIDIDMAQLNDLITQMDLQSKIAKLDGNNFPLGIGPSVMSKDMKEAAVKLIKSLRSKTEAKILAPGFVREIHYRVLCGRQAPVLYSLARGSNSFSQVARVISMMEGSYSKKFDVQQLADSANMSVSAFHKAFKEITADSPLQYLKKIRLSRAKDLIIQKRMKAYLAADQVGYDSPSQFSREFKRYFGQTPAEVIRDIRSA from the coding sequence ATGTCTGAATTGGTAGAATTGCTTGAAGAGATGGCGATCGATGACGGCGGAGCCGTGGAATCGCGATATAAGGGTGTTCGTTTTTTTAAGGAGACAGAACCGGTCCGTATCAGGCCGATGGTCTACAATCCCGGAATATGCATTGTGGCTTCGGGGTACAAAATGGCGCACATCGGCGGGATGTCCTTTCGCTATGATGCCGATAACTATCTGGTAACATCCGTGGCTATGCCGTTTGCATGCGAGTCTTTTCCAAGCGAGGACAAGCCGCTGCTCGGTCTGTACATAGACATCGACATGGCGCAGTTGAACGATCTTATCACCCAGATGGATCTTCAATCGAAAATAGCAAAACTTGACGGAAACAATTTTCCTCTCGGCATCGGCCCTTCGGTGATGAGTAAGGATATGAAGGAAGCCGCGGTCAAACTGATCAAATCTCTCCGCTCAAAAACGGAAGCTAAAATTCTGGCTCCGGGATTTGTCAGGGAAATACATTACCGTGTTCTCTGCGGGCGTCAGGCCCCTGTTCTCTATTCGCTTGCACGGGGAAGCAATTCTTTTTCGCAGGTCGCTCGCGTAATAAGTATGATGGAAGGAAGTTATTCGAAAAAATTTGATGTGCAGCAACTGGCAGATTCCGCCAACATGAGCGTTTCGGCTTTTCACAAAGCCTTCAAGGAAATCACAGCGGACTCCCCGCTCCAATACCTCAAGAAAATAAGACTTTCACGCGCCAAGGATCTGATCATACAAAAAAGGATGAAAGCCTATCTGGCTGCAGACCAGGTCGGTTACGACAGCCCTTCGCAGTTCAGCCGCGAGTTCAAACGTTATTTCGGCCAGACCCCGGCTGAAGTGATCAGGGACATCCGTTCAGCCTGA
- a CDS encoding iron-containing alcohol dehydrogenase, giving the protein MNFEFENPTKVIFGAGTLARLGEVVSEYGKKALIVTGGGSVKRTGVFDKAVESLKAAGVSFAECTDIEPNPRITSVARGAKIARDEGCDVIIAIGGGSTMDASKVIGAAALYDGNPWDMILHGQEEVYVPTETLPLVTVPTLAATGSEANCGAVITNDETKVKSFIQIPLLFPKVAVVDPELTVSVPKNHTAYGVCDIITHVMEGYFNGVDGTPIQDRFAEGVIINTIEWGRKAVADGTDLEARGNVQWASIVALNGWVQAGVHMLAPMHMIEHALSAHHDITHGAGLAIVGPAWMRFAAKHRPERFAQFAQRVFNLSPEGKDDLTLGMEGIDAYEAFLREIGCPTTLSEVGIGDALFEQYAKDSALVVRDEEGRLLGRPPMTTEDIVEVLKSAL; this is encoded by the coding sequence ATGAATTTTGAATTTGAAAATCCTACCAAAGTTATATTCGGCGCAGGAACACTCGCAAGGCTTGGCGAGGTTGTAAGTGAATACGGCAAGAAAGCCCTGATAGTTACCGGCGGCGGCAGCGTCAAGCGGACCGGTGTTTTCGACAAGGCCGTTGAAAGCCTGAAGGCCGCAGGTGTATCTTTTGCCGAGTGCACCGACATCGAGCCCAACCCGAGAATCACCTCCGTTGCCCGCGGCGCAAAAATTGCCCGCGATGAAGGCTGCGATGTTATCATCGCCATCGGCGGCGGAAGCACCATGGATGCTTCCAAGGTTATCGGCGCAGCAGCCCTCTATGACGGAAACCCCTGGGACATGATCCTGCACGGACAGGAAGAAGTCTATGTCCCCACCGAGACCCTCCCGCTCGTCACCGTGCCTACCCTGGCCGCAACAGGCTCGGAAGCAAACTGCGGTGCGGTAATCACCAATGATGAAACCAAGGTGAAATCCTTCATCCAGATTCCGCTTCTTTTCCCCAAAGTCGCCGTTGTCGACCCGGAACTTACCGTGAGCGTTCCCAAAAACCACACTGCCTACGGTGTCTGCGACATCATCACCCACGTTATGGAAGGTTACTTCAACGGTGTGGACGGCACTCCCATTCAGGATCGTTTCGCGGAAGGCGTAATCATTAACACCATCGAATGGGGCCGCAAAGCCGTTGCAGACGGAACCGACCTTGAAGCCCGCGGCAACGTTCAGTGGGCCTCCATCGTAGCCCTCAACGGCTGGGTTCAGGCCGGTGTCCACATGCTCGCTCCCATGCATATGATCGAACATGCCCTCTCCGCACACCACGACATCACTCACGGTGCCGGTCTGGCCATCGTCGGACCCGCATGGATGCGTTTTGCAGCAAAGCATCGTCCCGAACGTTTCGCACAGTTTGCCCAGCGCGTTTTCAATCTTTCTCCCGAAGGCAAGGACGACCTGACTCTGGGAATGGAAGGAATTGATGCATACGAAGCTTTCCTGCGTGAAATCGGATGCCCCACAACCCTTTCCGAAGTGGGTATCGGCGATGCGCTGTTTGAACAGTATGCGAAGGATTCCGCTCTCGTTGTCCGTGACGAGGAAGGCAGACTGCTCGGACGTCCTCCCATGACCACGGAAGATATCGTCGAAGTGCTCAAATCAGCGCTTTAA
- a CDS encoding alpha/beta hydrolase: MKNILSTGITLTMLSILTLVLTINSAFAEDKMAWDKTFPLSDKVIHEKVSYPNRYGITVAADMYKPKDFDKSKKYAALVIGTPYGGVKEQGAGIYAQTMAERGFVTIAFDESFNGESGGEPRHVSSPEIFVEDFSAGVDFLGTRPYVDRNKIGAIGICGSGGFALKAAQVDHRIKAVATASMYDMSRVLRNGWQDSMTPEQRSKVLDELGEQRWKDFENGSPMLPEGFPTEAVDSIPEGLDPISSEFWEYYAMDRGHHPRSHGPFTKTSDMAFMNFPLLNYIDTISPRPILFIMGEKAHSRYFTEDAYKMAAEPKELVIVPGARHIDLYDRTDMIPFDKMDDFFRKALKR, from the coding sequence ATGAAAAATATTCTTTCAACCGGAATCACACTGACCATGCTGTCCATTCTGACACTGGTCCTGACTATAAACTCAGCTTTTGCGGAGGATAAAATGGCTTGGGATAAAACATTTCCCCTGAGTGACAAGGTAATCCACGAAAAAGTTTCATACCCTAACAGGTATGGAATCACCGTGGCTGCCGACATGTACAAACCCAAGGATTTTGACAAATCCAAAAAGTATGCAGCTCTTGTTATCGGCACCCCCTACGGCGGTGTAAAGGAACAGGGCGCAGGCATTTACGCGCAGACAATGGCCGAACGCGGATTCGTGACCATTGCTTTTGATGAATCCTTCAACGGTGAAAGCGGCGGTGAGCCCAGACACGTCTCCTCCCCTGAGATTTTCGTTGAAGACTTCAGTGCCGGTGTCGATTTTCTGGGAACACGTCCTTACGTAGACAGAAACAAGATCGGTGCTATCGGTATCTGCGGCAGCGGCGGATTCGCCCTCAAGGCAGCACAGGTTGACCACCGCATCAAAGCTGTTGCAACGGCAAGCATGTACGATATGAGCCGTGTGCTCCGTAACGGCTGGCAGGACAGCATGACCCCGGAACAGCGCAGCAAGGTTCTTGACGAACTTGGCGAACAGCGCTGGAAGGATTTCGAAAACGGAAGTCCCATGCTTCCCGAAGGATTCCCGACCGAAGCGGTTGATTCCATCCCCGAAGGTCTCGACCCCATCAGCAGCGAATTCTGGGAATACTACGCAATGGATCGCGGTCACCATCCCAGATCGCACGGTCCGTTCACCAAGACCAGTGACATGGCTTTCATGAACTTCCCGCTGCTGAACTACATCGACACCATCTCTCCGAGGCCCATTCTGTTCATCATGGGTGAAAAAGCGCACTCCCGCTATTTTACCGAAGATGCATACAAAATGGCTGCTGAACCGAAGGAACTCGTTATCGTCCCCGGAGCAAGACACATCGACCTCTATGACCGGACCGACATGATTCCTTTCGACAAAATGGATGATTTCTTCCGCAAGGCACTGAAAAGATAA
- a CDS encoding MFS transporter, giving the protein MQKSKYSLGFIASTISLLMAFAVSATPIPLYDIYRRADGLTYSDLSLTAVVYFVGAVTALLVFGRISDHLGRKPATFLVFGLEAAACILLLDVTSALPLIAGRFLLGLACGMASSSIASYVADSAPLSPAWLSAVIIGNSPMVGLTFGALTSGALVQYGPSPRTLCYLVVLVGLAVCAVLIAFSRETVRRSPGLLKSLRPVFSLPQADKRLYPVAACTFVATWALGGFFQAYAPSIAANQLGSLDTFTAALVFSSFLLPSAIGGPLTAHISPASAQRVGMIIFTLAVMAVLYSLKTSMLSVFLLMSAIAGAAQGAVVTGSIRSLLTGVSQKERAGVLSLIYATSYTGAAVPSFIAGQLSHFMTLFQLAVCYGFLALAACIIILLFARNPEPVGVPETV; this is encoded by the coding sequence TTGCAAAAGTCCAAATACAGCCTGGGGTTTATCGCATCCACCATATCGTTATTGATGGCATTTGCGGTATCGGCTACGCCGATTCCCCTTTACGATATATATCGCCGTGCAGACGGTTTAACATATAGTGACCTTTCACTGACCGCTGTCGTATACTTTGTCGGCGCAGTTACCGCACTGCTTGTTTTCGGCAGAATTTCAGACCATTTGGGTCGAAAACCGGCTACATTTCTGGTTTTCGGACTGGAAGCGGCGGCCTGCATACTTCTGCTGGATGTAACCAGCGCACTGCCGCTGATAGCTGGCAGGTTTCTGCTGGGGCTGGCTTGCGGGATGGCTTCAAGCTCCATTGCATCATATGTCGCCGACAGTGCTCCTTTATCTCCCGCATGGCTTTCCGCAGTGATAATCGGCAATTCTCCCATGGTCGGACTGACTTTCGGAGCCCTGACCTCCGGAGCGCTTGTTCAGTACGGGCCAAGTCCCAGAACACTGTGTTATCTGGTTGTTCTGGTCGGTCTGGCCGTCTGCGCCGTGCTCATTGCCTTCAGCAGGGAAACAGTACGCAGGTCTCCGGGACTGCTGAAATCTCTTCGGCCTGTGTTCTCTCTTCCGCAAGCCGATAAAAGATTGTATCCGGTCGCGGCCTGCACTTTTGTGGCCACATGGGCTCTGGGCGGTTTTTTTCAGGCCTATGCGCCCTCAATAGCTGCAAACCAGCTCGGGTCTCTTGATACATTCACTGCTGCACTTGTCTTTTCATCCTTTCTGCTTCCCAGCGCGATCGGCGGACCGCTTACTGCTCACATTTCACCCGCCAGTGCACAAAGGGTGGGCATGATCATTTTTACGCTGGCTGTCATGGCCGTTCTGTATTCACTGAAAACCTCCATGCTCTCTGTCTTCCTGCTGATGAGCGCTATTGCCGGGGCAGCACAGGGCGCTGTTGTTACCGGCAGTATCCGTTCCCTGCTTACGGGGGTGTCTCAAAAGGAGCGCGCAGGTGTTTTGTCACTTATCTATGCAACTTCCTACACGGGAGCGGCCGTACCGAGTTTCATAGCGGGGCAATTGTCACATTTCATGACTCTTTTTCAACTCGCTGTCTGCTATGGATTTCTGGCTCTGGCTGCATGCATCATAATTCTTCTGTTTGCCCGCAACCCGGAACCTGTCGGGGTGCCTGAAACCGTATAG
- a CDS encoding cyclophilin-like fold protein: MLKLLLIGLVFIGSLAFAANCRAESETDGKNEKYATRTLDEGTAIKLVIGNTEIPGLLNNSKSAQALVSKLPYTVKLQRYAHDYCGVMNDALPYDKQDMKDGWLNGDIAFAVNGNYFTILYKDEEISKQFDGIVNMGIIKAPLSVMDTLDGSITVRIELE; the protein is encoded by the coding sequence ATGCTTAAACTGTTATTAATCGGTCTTGTTTTCATCGGCTCTCTCGCATTTGCGGCAAATTGTCGTGCCGAGTCCGAAACGGACGGCAAAAATGAAAAATACGCAACCCGCACCCTTGATGAAGGGACAGCAATCAAACTTGTCATCGGCAATACAGAGATTCCGGGACTTCTCAACAACAGCAAATCCGCTCAGGCGCTTGTTTCCAAACTTCCCTATACCGTCAAGTTGCAGCGTTACGCTCACGATTACTGCGGTGTCATGAACGATGCCTTGCCTTACGACAAGCAGGATATGAAAGACGGCTGGTTGAACGGAGATATCGCATTTGCCGTAAACGGAAATTACTTCACCATCCTGTACAAGGATGAGGAGATTTCCAAGCAGTTCGACGGGATCGTGAACATGGGCATTATCAAAGCTCCTCTTTCCGTAATGGACACCCTTGACGGCAGCATCACCGTTAGGATCGAGTTGGAATAA